A genome region from Acetonema longum DSM 6540 includes the following:
- a CDS encoding response regulator transcription factor, protein MKLLLVEDEAKLIEALTHLLKKNGYIVDAVLNGETGCEMACTGIYDIIILDRMLPRQDGLSIIREMRSLGVDTPVIFLTAKDTPQDRTEGLDAGADDYLVKPFSIDELLARLRALSRRKGKELAEDTFGAAGLIFDPLRSQVKKGDEVIQLTVKESQLLELLIRNHDRVVTKQRIMEKVWGYNSETDMANVNLYIHYLRKKLNVACIKTVRGIGYYFQETENVAKSAN, encoded by the coding sequence TTGAAACTACTGCTAGTGGAAGACGAGGCTAAGTTGATTGAAGCATTAACTCATTTGTTGAAGAAAAACGGTTACATAGTGGATGCCGTCTTAAACGGCGAAACGGGATGCGAAATGGCCTGCACCGGAATCTACGACATTATCATTCTGGATCGGATGTTGCCCCGACAAGACGGTCTCTCAATCATCCGAGAGATGCGAAGCCTGGGAGTGGATACGCCGGTCATTTTTCTTACCGCGAAGGATACGCCCCAGGACCGGACTGAAGGTCTGGACGCCGGCGCCGATGACTATTTGGTCAAGCCCTTTTCTATCGATGAATTATTGGCCAGACTGCGGGCCTTGTCCCGGCGGAAGGGAAAAGAACTGGCGGAGGACACCTTCGGCGCCGCCGGCCTGATCTTTGACCCTTTGCGCAGCCAAGTTAAGAAAGGCGATGAAGTAATCCAGCTTACCGTCAAAGAATCACAGCTTTTAGAACTACTGATACGCAATCACGATCGGGTAGTGACCAAGCAGCGGATTATGGAGAAAGTCTGGGGTTATAACTCAGAAACCGATATGGCGAATGTCAATCTATATATACATTATTTGCGCAAGAAGCTGAACGTTGCCTGCATCAAAACAGTACGCGGCATAGGCTATTACTTCCAGGAAACCGAAAATGTTGCAAAATCTGCGAATTAA
- a CDS encoding sensor histidine kinase, whose amino-acid sequence MLQNLRIKLIVIHVVHTAVLLLLLLFITATCYFSQTNALTRMELSIIGIACLALSTGCHFFLINRFLTPLQQIWQQQKDFVCDASHEVRTPLTVILTHLDIIMANSHESVASQTKWLNNIREEALSMSNLVRSLLFLARADSQQQPLDPKSFFLHNALLQAATPFEPVAARKGVSFNITAATPVAGYGDEAKIKQVIAILLDNAIRHTPAGGKVDLTLSQESNQTILTVADSGEGIASEHFDKIFDRFYQVDKARSKGGSGLGLAIAKWIVENHGGFIQVASIPGAGTTFTVHFPWR is encoded by the coding sequence ATGTTGCAAAATCTGCGAATTAAATTGATCGTAATCCATGTAGTACATACAGCCGTCTTGCTGCTATTGCTGTTGTTCATTACTGCAACCTGCTATTTTTCCCAAACCAATGCCCTTACCCGTATGGAATTATCCATAATCGGCATAGCCTGCCTGGCTCTATCCACAGGCTGCCACTTTTTTCTGATTAACCGATTCCTTACGCCTTTGCAGCAAATCTGGCAGCAGCAAAAGGATTTTGTATGCGATGCTTCTCACGAAGTGCGTACACCGCTGACGGTCATTTTGACCCATCTTGATATCATCATGGCAAATTCCCATGAATCGGTGGCCAGTCAAACCAAGTGGCTGAACAATATCAGGGAAGAGGCCCTCTCTATGTCCAATCTTGTTCGATCCTTACTCTTCCTGGCCCGAGCCGATTCGCAGCAGCAGCCGCTTGACCCGAAATCATTTTTTCTGCATAATGCCTTGCTGCAGGCTGCGACTCCCTTTGAGCCTGTTGCCGCCCGCAAGGGAGTCTCCTTCAATATAACGGCTGCCACACCGGTGGCAGGGTACGGCGACGAAGCCAAAATCAAACAAGTTATTGCTATTTTATTAGATAATGCAATCCGGCATACCCCTGCCGGAGGTAAAGTCGACCTTACCCTATCCCAGGAATCCAATCAGACAATCCTAACCGTTGCCGATTCCGGCGAAGGAATTGCCTCCGAGCATTTTGACAAAATTTTTGATCGCTTTTATCAGGTGGATAAAGCCAGATCCAAGGGAGGATCCGGTCTGGGACTGGCCATTGCCAAATGGATCGTGGAAAATCACGGCGGATTCATCCAAGTAGCCAGCATTCCCGGCGCAGGTACCACTTTTACCGTGCATTTCCCCTGGCGCTAG